A stretch of the uncultured Desulfobacter sp. genome encodes the following:
- a CDS encoding IS5 family transposase — protein MNFKKKDKQLTFADMEAVVNNTFTNNRLKRLQEIDDVIDWEPIETVFNSTYDVGKNKVGPPAYPPLMLFKCLLLQKWFRIDSDPELESQINDSNAFRKFLGLSLDTPSPDHSTFSRFRGRLSKGLFEAITQTILNQFSEEGIIINEGIAIDARIVRSASKPLSNKRLEAIKNERSVPEGQFDKTGKPRKFSRDIESNWTIKNDKAYFGLKEHASIDINHGFILATALSPASVHDTNYFQYCTLYSRYTKHDLKMVYADKGYHGELNRSFLSLNGFGDGIMRKNTTGARLTEFETDRNKNISKIRYIVEQYFGISHLHDRGKRARFTTITKNNIDIWIRQVAYNIRKGIKILRKAHQEVIFAG, from the coding sequence GTGAACTTTAAGAAAAAAGATAAGCAATTAACGTTTGCAGACATGGAAGCGGTTGTGAATAATACTTTTACTAACAATCGATTGAAACGGTTGCAGGAAATAGACGATGTTATAGATTGGGAACCAATCGAAACAGTCTTTAATTCAACCTACGATGTCGGCAAAAATAAAGTTGGCCCACCAGCTTATCCGCCTTTAATGTTGTTTAAATGTCTTTTATTACAGAAATGGTTCCGCATAGATTCTGACCCCGAACTTGAAAGTCAAATTAATGACAGCAACGCCTTCCGCAAATTTCTGGGGCTGTCTTTGGATACGCCTTCGCCTGACCATTCCACCTTTTCACGTTTTAGAGGCCGGTTGAGCAAGGGGCTGTTCGAAGCAATAACACAAACGATCTTGAACCAATTTTCAGAAGAAGGGATCATAATAAATGAGGGCATTGCAATAGACGCCCGAATCGTCAGGTCTGCCAGTAAACCCTTGAGCAACAAACGTTTGGAGGCCATCAAAAATGAACGTTCAGTTCCAGAGGGGCAATTTGATAAAACAGGAAAGCCTCGAAAGTTTTCAAGAGATATTGAGTCCAACTGGACAATAAAAAATGATAAAGCCTACTTTGGCTTAAAAGAGCATGCGTCCATAGATATCAATCATGGTTTTATCCTGGCAACGGCTTTAAGTCCGGCTTCCGTACACGACACTAACTATTTTCAATATTGTACGCTGTATAGTCGTTACACCAAGCATGATTTAAAGATGGTATATGCAGATAAAGGGTATCATGGAGAGTTAAATAGAAGCTTTTTGAGCCTGAACGGGTTTGGTGACGGTATTATGCGTAAAAATACTACGGGCGCAAGACTGACGGAATTTGAGACGGATCGAAATAAAAACATCTCTAAAATACGCTATATTGTAGAACAATATTTTGGTATAAGCCACCTCCATGACAGAGGCAAACGAGCCCGATTTACCACCATTACCAAAAATAATATTGACATTTGGATTAGACAAGTCGCGTACAATATCCGAAAGGGAATCAAGATACTTCGTAAAGCACACCAGGAAGTAATTTTTGCGGGGTAA
- a CDS encoding YwbE family protein: MTGGQNRTQIKTGQNVSIVLKKDQRTGVLTQGVVKNILTKSSFHPHGIKVRLENGLVGRVKVIHG; this comes from the coding sequence ATGACTGGCGGACAAAATAGAACGCAAATCAAAACCGGACAAAACGTATCCATTGTATTAAAAAAAGACCAAAGAACAGGTGTCCTCACCCAAGGCGTCGTAAAAAATATTTTAACAAAATCGTCTTTTCATCCCCATGGCATAAAAGTCCGATTGGAAAATGGCCTTGTTGGCAGAGTTAAGGTCATTCATGGTTAA
- a CDS encoding restriction endonuclease → MKNISQMPKYHELMNPLLEALHELGGSGSIEEISQKVSELSGLPEELLNIPHNPEKSSQTEIEYRLAWARTYLKKYGILENSDRGIWLIVPEKRDVKTVDPQVVVKTVRDENKKQKEANEKEKVTETDEDADIEIPDEAESWRSTLHNVLIYKISPDAFERLAKRILRESGFVQVEVTGRSGDGGIDGKGIMRLSGLLSFHVIFQCKKYKGSVTSSDIRDFRGAMIGRADKGLFITTGTFTRDAIREATRDGAPPIDLIDGDQLADKLKELGLGIKKEMVERISVDTEWFKSI, encoded by the coding sequence ATGAAAAATATTAGCCAGATGCCAAAATATCATGAACTTATGAATCCACTTCTTGAAGCTCTTCATGAGTTAGGTGGTTCTGGTTCAATTGAAGAGATATCTCAAAAGGTTTCAGAATTGTCTGGATTGCCAGAAGAATTATTGAATATTCCACATAACCCCGAAAAAAGCAGCCAAACTGAAATTGAATATCGTTTAGCATGGGCTCGTACTTATTTAAAAAAGTATGGCATACTGGAAAATTCAGATAGGGGTATTTGGCTAATTGTCCCAGAAAAACGTGATGTAAAAACGGTTGATCCTCAAGTAGTTGTAAAAACAGTACGAGACGAAAATAAAAAACAAAAAGAAGCCAACGAAAAAGAAAAAGTTACTGAAACAGATGAAGATGCAGATATTGAAATTCCAGATGAGGCTGAGTCTTGGCGTAGCACCCTCCATAATGTTCTCATATATAAAATTTCACCAGATGCTTTTGAAAGATTAGCAAAAAGGATTCTAAGGGAATCTGGTTTCGTACAAGTTGAAGTAACTGGTCGTTCAGGGGATGGTGGCATTGACGGCAAGGGCATAATGCGGTTAAGTGGCTTGCTAAGTTTTCACGTTATTTTTCAGTGTAAGAAATACAAAGGCAGTGTTACTTCTTCAGATATTCGGGATTTCAGAGGTGCAATGATTGGAAGGGCTGACAAGGGACTGTTTATCACAACTGGCACTTTTACCCGAGATGCTATACGAGAGGCTACAAGAGACGGTGCGCCACCAATTGATCTCATTGATGGAGATCAACTCGCTGACAAGCTGAAAGAATTAGGCCTCGGAATAAAGAAGGAAATGGTTGAACGAATTTCAGTTGATACAGAATGGTTTAAATCAATATAG
- a CDS encoding ATP-dependent endonuclease: protein MKIDKIEIENFRLLKKFSLDLEEDLSLIIGKNNTGKTSILTALDKFINASDNKKITINDFNVELKKQLAELMQGSLELAEEEKYVPIGISLRVYIKYDDSDDLSQVSSLIMSLDPKDDNIVLSFEYKITRSKLIDMKSAYQRDKEKYNNDPIVFLSENQSKYFDPIKKKSLSFENGEIFTDLVKDGINLKDVISFRFISAKRNVTNKDNDKTLSAQTSRIYRKTSKNDDQENAVDDFKKKLRDTDTDLSNIYGSMFASLLAKVAKFGGIKENETDIKIASTLQHRELLEGNTTVLYSHENYDLPEHYNGLGYMNLISMIFEIEVLLSDFRRSSQEKPAAINLLFIEEPEAHTHPQMQYIFIKNIKSLLKESRRRDDDIEIQLQTAISTHSSHIVSECDFDDVKFLKKSMETNEVESKNLKSLKNEYRSDDEEEDKLYKQYFKFLKQYLTLNRAELFFADKVILIEGDTERILIPAMMKKVDQEDSENNYVPLLSQNISIVEVGAHSQTFEKFISFIGVKTLIITDIDSSYDEIQYEEDGETPKKYANGSIKTKEIKCRPDDYKAQKTTNNSLLFFHGKKTDELQFFKNLTVNEKALKKSDGRWQSDENGSLLLVYQTNENGYHGRSFEDSFFNLNKTLLGQNASLFPSLTKKWFDKYINDGSEIDAFIFAENAVGSKPSLAIEILLNSTTENGMEFSNWKIPGYIKEGLEWLRKN from the coding sequence ATGAAGATAGATAAGATTGAAATTGAAAATTTCAGGTTGCTAAAAAAATTTTCATTGGATTTAGAAGAAGATCTTTCATTAATTATTGGTAAAAATAATACAGGTAAAACTTCAATTCTTACAGCGTTAGATAAATTTATAAACGCCTCGGATAATAAAAAAATTACGATTAATGATTTTAATGTCGAACTAAAAAAACAATTAGCAGAATTGATGCAAGGGAGTTTAGAACTCGCAGAGGAAGAAAAGTATGTCCCAATAGGTATTAGCCTTAGGGTTTACATAAAATATGATGACTCGGATGATTTATCACAAGTTAGCTCATTAATAATGAGTTTAGACCCTAAAGATGATAATATTGTTTTATCCTTTGAGTATAAAATTACCCGCTCAAAACTAATTGATATGAAGTCTGCCTACCAAAGGGATAAAGAAAAATACAATAATGATCCCATTGTGTTCCTCAGTGAGAATCAATCAAAATATTTTGATCCTATCAAGAAGAAGAGTTTATCATTTGAAAACGGGGAAATATTTACCGATTTAGTTAAAGACGGCATTAATTTAAAAGATGTGATCTCCTTTAGGTTTATTAGTGCCAAGCGAAATGTCACGAATAAGGATAATGATAAAACTCTTTCTGCCCAAACATCCCGTATCTATCGAAAGACATCAAAAAATGATGATCAAGAAAATGCTGTTGATGATTTCAAGAAAAAATTACGCGATACGGATACAGATTTGAGCAATATATATGGCAGTATGTTTGCTTCTTTGCTTGCCAAGGTTGCCAAGTTCGGGGGCATTAAAGAAAATGAGACCGATATAAAAATTGCTTCTACTCTTCAACATAGAGAATTACTGGAAGGGAATACTACGGTCCTTTATTCACATGAGAACTATGATTTGCCAGAACATTATAATGGTTTAGGCTATATGAACCTAATAAGTATGATTTTTGAAATTGAGGTTTTGCTTAGTGACTTCAGACGATCTTCTCAGGAAAAACCCGCTGCGATAAACTTGCTATTTATTGAAGAACCAGAAGCCCACACGCATCCCCAAATGCAATATATTTTTATTAAAAACATCAAGTCTTTGTTAAAAGAAAGCCGAAGGCGAGATGATGATATTGAAATTCAATTGCAAACAGCTATCAGTACCCACTCTTCGCACATTGTTTCGGAGTGTGATTTTGATGATGTAAAATTCTTGAAAAAAAGTATGGAGACCAATGAAGTCGAATCCAAGAACTTAAAATCTCTTAAGAATGAGTACCGCTCTGATGATGAGGAAGAGGATAAATTATATAAACAGTATTTTAAATTTCTTAAACAGTATCTTACTCTGAATAGAGCAGAACTCTTTTTCGCTGATAAAGTGATTCTGATAGAAGGTGATACAGAAAGAATTTTGATACCTGCAATGATGAAAAAGGTCGATCAGGAAGATAGTGAGAATAATTATGTTCCATTGCTATCTCAAAATATATCAATTGTGGAGGTTGGTGCTCATTCTCAGACCTTTGAGAAATTTATATCTTTTATTGGGGTAAAAACTTTAATTATTACTGATATAGACAGCTCGTATGATGAAATTCAGTATGAGGAAGATGGTGAGACCCCTAAGAAATATGCGAATGGGAGCATAAAAACCAAAGAAATAAAATGTCGGCCTGATGATTATAAAGCACAAAAAACTACCAATAATTCTCTCTTGTTCTTTCATGGAAAGAAAACCGACGAATTACAATTTTTCAAGAACTTAACGGTTAACGAGAAAGCGCTTAAGAAGTCGGATGGGCGTTGGCAGTCTGATGAAAACGGTTCTCTTTTGTTGGTTTATCAAACTAACGAAAACGGCTACCATGGTCGTAGCTTTGAAGATTCATTTTTCAACTTAAATAAAACCTTGCTCGGTCAGAACGCATCTTTGTTTCCTTCTTTAACAAAAAAATGGTTTGATAAATATATAAATGACGGTTCTGAAATAGACGCCTTTATTTTTGCAGAAAATGCGGTTGGTAGCAAACCCTCTCTTGCAATTGAAATATTATTAAACAGTACAACAGAAAATGGAATGGAATTTTCTAATTGGAAAATTCCTGGATATATCAAAGAGGGGCTGGAATGGTTGAGAAAAAATTAA
- a CDS encoding UvrD-helicase domain-containing protein — MVEKKLNLSSYSIEAQQVIELIKQGKNFLLSGGAGSGKTYTLVEILKALIERQPLSNIACITYTNAAADEIIERVEHPNLYVSTIHEFLWRNIKHFQEELKKTLIELIDDETKPKFRIPGGEEVNHNLYNNLKKGIQYKEFVRLKEGIISHDELIVIAHKMYEKYPKLCAITKDTYPFIFVDEYQDTSKLVVEILLEHLKQSQKENIVGFFGDAMQSIYDGSIGNIDEYKGQEDHLVNEVKKEQNRRNPRLVIDLSNKIRTDGLTQRPSDDPLAPNMDSNGNVKEGSILFLYSDKDDLNNVREYLGWDFSDAKQNKELNLTHNLIAAKAGFGELMRIYDSDKILDFVARLKKYIKANPDSIETEGKTLKNVIDELQEGMSGRALNAVSPTKAMQEYIDIYQSIYEEALQCSFDQIASIYINNDQLIDDKKDNTEENDKPGSKRDDLIKHLFKIQHALRLYEEKKYNEFIRITDFKITSLQAKSRLQKNVQKLVEASKKTISEVINGADECGIVLIDDRMQKFRESKKYIYDQVCRLNFEQFQQLYQYLEGFTPFSTQHKTKGAEFPNVLVVLDNGKWNNYNFSYLFTNEGTESVLHRTQKIFYVCCTRAREQLAVFFHQPSQAVIDRAKEWFGKENVQCID, encoded by the coding sequence ATGGTTGAGAAAAAATTAAATTTATCAAGTTATAGTATCGAAGCGCAACAGGTCATTGAACTAATTAAACAAGGTAAAAATTTTTTGCTAAGCGGGGGAGCTGGCAGTGGAAAAACCTACACCTTAGTTGAAATACTTAAAGCGCTGATTGAAAGACAGCCTTTATCAAATATTGCGTGCATTACATACACGAATGCAGCAGCCGATGAGATCATAGAAAGGGTTGAACATCCAAATCTTTATGTTTCTACAATTCATGAATTCTTATGGCGCAACATTAAACACTTTCAAGAAGAGCTTAAAAAAACATTGATCGAGTTAATTGATGATGAAACAAAGCCAAAATTTAGAATACCTGGAGGTGAAGAGGTCAATCACAATCTTTATAATAACCTGAAAAAAGGTATTCAATATAAAGAGTTTGTACGACTAAAAGAGGGTATAATTTCGCATGATGAATTGATAGTCATTGCCCATAAAATGTATGAAAAATATCCAAAACTTTGTGCTATTACGAAAGATACATATCCTTTTATTTTTGTAGATGAATATCAAGATACCAGCAAACTGGTCGTTGAAATTTTACTGGAACACCTTAAGCAATCTCAAAAAGAAAATATTGTTGGTTTTTTCGGAGATGCAATGCAATCTATTTACGATGGTAGTATTGGGAATATTGATGAATATAAAGGCCAGGAAGACCATTTAGTAAATGAAGTTAAAAAAGAGCAAAATAGACGCAATCCTCGATTAGTTATAGATCTATCGAATAAAATCAGAACAGATGGTTTAACTCAACGTCCTTCTGATGATCCTTTAGCTCCGAATATGGATTCTAATGGTAATGTAAAAGAAGGAAGTATTTTATTTCTATATTCCGACAAAGATGATTTAAATAATGTCAGAGAGTATTTAGGATGGGATTTTTCTGATGCAAAACAAAATAAAGAGCTAAATTTGACTCATAACCTCATTGCCGCTAAAGCAGGATTTGGGGAGCTCATGAGAATTTATGACAGTGATAAGATTTTGGATTTTGTTGCAAGACTAAAAAAATATATTAAAGCCAACCCTGATTCAATTGAGACAGAAGGGAAAACATTAAAAAATGTCATTGATGAACTTCAAGAGGGGATGTCTGGTCGTGCTTTGAATGCCGTCTCTCCGACAAAAGCAATGCAGGAATATATCGATATTTATCAATCGATATATGAGGAAGCTCTGCAATGTTCATTTGACCAGATTGCGTCCATTTATATTAATAACGATCAATTAATAGACGATAAAAAAGATAATACTGAAGAGAATGATAAACCAGGCTCAAAGAGAGATGATCTTATCAAGCATTTATTTAAAATCCAGCATGCTCTTAGGCTTTATGAAGAAAAAAAGTATAATGAATTTATCCGGATAACGGATTTTAAAATCACATCACTACAAGCAAAAAGTCGGTTGCAAAAAAATGTTCAAAAATTAGTTGAGGCAAGTAAAAAAACAATTTCAGAAGTTATTAATGGAGCTGATGAGTGTGGGATTGTCCTAATTGATGACAGAATGCAAAAATTTAGAGAAAGCAAAAAATACATCTATGATCAAGTTTGTAGGCTGAATTTTGAACAATTCCAACAACTCTATCAATATCTTGAGGGTTTTACACCATTTTCAACACAACATAAAACCAAAGGGGCTGAATTTCCAAATGTTTTAGTGGTGTTAGATAATGGGAAATGGAATAATTATAATTTTAGCTATTTGTTTACTAACGAAGGCACCGAAAGTGTCTTACATCGTACACAGAAAATATTTTATGTTTGTTGTACAAGAGCAAGAGAACAATTAGCTGTATTTTTTCACCAACCTTCACAAGCCGTTATTGATAGAGCGAAGGAATGGTTTGGGAAAGAAAATGTTCAGTGTATCGATTAG